A single Streptomyces sp. Edi2 DNA region contains:
- a CDS encoding phosphoketolase family protein, with translation MHDTENSAGAGTSGDPASPGPLDAAELHRLDAHWRAANYLSAGQIYLMANPLLTAPLRPEHIKPRLLGHWGTSPGLNLVHTHLNRVIRARELDALCVWGPGHGGPAVVANSWLDGTYSETYPDVTRDGEGMARLFRQFSFPGGVPSHVAPETPGSIHEGGELGYSLTHAYGAAFDNPGLFVACVVGDGEAETGPLAASWHATKFLDPVHDGAVLPVLHLNGYKIANPAVLARIPRDELDALLRGYGHEPIHVEGDDPATVHQALATAMDGALDRIAAIQRRARTEGVTERPRWPMIVLRTPKGWTGPHEVDGQPVEGTWRAHQVPLPGVRDNTGHLRQLEEWLRSYRPQELFDDEGRPRPDVLACVPEGSRRLGASPHANGGLLLRDLPVPPLERYAVEVGKRGSGLHEPTRVLGGLLAAVMEATAERRDFRVVGPDETASNRLEALYDTTGKAWQAATLDTDEHLAHDGRVMEVLSEHLCQGWLEGYLLTGRHGLFSSYEAFAHIVDSMVNQHIKWLRTSRRLPWRRPIASLNYLLTSHVWRQDHNGFSHQDPGFVDHILNKSPEVVRVYLPPDANTLLAVADHALRSRDYVNVIVAGKQPGFDWLSLDEARAHCARGAGVWEWAGTEDGTVSRAPGSARDGETPTPDVVLACAGDVPTQETLAAASLLRRHLPELTVRVVNVVDMARLLPSGEHPHGMPDPEYDALFTRDKPVIFAYHGYPWLIHRLCYRRAGHANLHVRGYREEGTTTTPFDMVVRNDLDRYRLVMDVIDRVPGLGVRAVAVRQAMADVRTRHHAWVREHGTDLPEVTDWSWAG, from the coding sequence ATGCACGATACGGAGAACTCGGCAGGGGCGGGGACGAGCGGGGACCCGGCGTCGCCGGGCCCCCTCGACGCCGCCGAGCTGCACCGTCTCGACGCCCACTGGCGGGCCGCCAACTATCTGTCCGCCGGACAGATCTACCTGATGGCCAATCCGCTGCTGACGGCGCCGCTGCGGCCCGAGCACATCAAACCGCGGCTGCTGGGCCACTGGGGCACCTCACCCGGCCTGAACCTGGTGCACACCCACCTCAACCGCGTCATCAGGGCCCGTGAGCTGGACGCCCTGTGCGTGTGGGGGCCGGGGCACGGCGGCCCTGCCGTGGTGGCCAACTCCTGGCTGGACGGCACATACTCCGAGACCTACCCGGATGTCACCCGGGACGGCGAGGGCATGGCCCGGCTCTTCCGGCAGTTCTCGTTCCCCGGCGGGGTGCCCAGCCATGTCGCCCCGGAGACCCCGGGGTCCATCCACGAGGGTGGTGAGCTGGGCTACTCCCTCACCCATGCCTACGGCGCCGCGTTCGACAACCCGGGGCTGTTCGTCGCCTGTGTGGTCGGTGACGGTGAGGCGGAGACCGGGCCGCTCGCGGCGTCCTGGCACGCCACGAAGTTCCTGGACCCGGTGCACGACGGCGCGGTGCTGCCCGTGCTGCATCTCAACGGCTACAAGATCGCCAACCCGGCGGTGCTCGCCCGGATCCCGCGGGACGAGCTGGACGCCCTGCTGCGCGGCTACGGCCACGAGCCGATCCATGTCGAAGGCGACGACCCGGCGACGGTCCATCAGGCGCTGGCCACGGCCATGGACGGGGCACTGGACCGGATCGCCGCCATCCAGCGCCGGGCCCGTACCGAAGGGGTGACGGAGCGCCCCCGCTGGCCCATGATCGTGCTCCGTACGCCCAAGGGCTGGACCGGTCCGCACGAGGTCGACGGGCAGCCCGTCGAAGGGACCTGGCGCGCCCACCAGGTACCGCTGCCCGGCGTACGCGACAACACGGGCCATCTGCGGCAGCTGGAGGAGTGGCTGCGGTCGTACCGTCCGCAGGAGCTGTTCGACGACGAGGGCCGCCCGCGACCTGACGTGCTCGCGTGTGTGCCCGAGGGGTCGCGCCGGCTGGGCGCTTCACCGCACGCCAACGGCGGTCTGCTGCTGCGCGATCTGCCCGTCCCGCCACTGGAGCGGTATGCGGTGGAGGTCGGCAAGCGCGGCAGCGGACTGCACGAGCCGACCCGGGTGCTGGGCGGCCTGCTGGCAGCGGTCATGGAGGCCACCGCCGAGCGCCGCGACTTCCGTGTCGTGGGTCCCGACGAGACCGCGTCGAACCGCCTGGAAGCGCTCTACGACACCACCGGCAAGGCCTGGCAGGCCGCCACGCTCGACACCGACGAGCACCTTGCGCACGACGGGCGGGTCATGGAAGTGCTCTCCGAGCATCTGTGCCAGGGCTGGCTGGAGGGCTATCTGCTCACCGGCCGGCACGGGCTCTTCTCCAGCTACGAGGCGTTCGCGCACATCGTCGACTCCATGGTCAACCAGCACATCAAATGGCTGCGGACGTCGCGCCGGCTGCCCTGGCGGCGCCCCATCGCCTCGCTGAACTACCTGCTGACCTCCCACGTCTGGCGGCAGGACCACAACGGCTTCTCGCACCAGGACCCCGGCTTCGTCGACCACATCCTCAACAAGAGCCCGGAGGTGGTCAGGGTCTATCTGCCACCGGACGCCAACACCCTCCTCGCGGTGGCCGATCATGCGCTGCGCAGCCGCGACTACGTCAATGTGATCGTGGCCGGCAAGCAGCCGGGCTTCGACTGGCTCAGCCTGGACGAGGCCCGCGCCCACTGCGCGCGCGGCGCCGGTGTCTGGGAGTGGGCGGGCACCGAGGACGGCACCGTCTCCCGAGCTCCCGGCTCCGCTCGGGACGGGGAGACCCCCACCCCCGATGTGGTGCTGGCCTGTGCCGGGGACGTGCCGACGCAGGAGACCCTGGCGGCGGCCTCCCTGCTGCGCCGGCATCTGCCGGAGCTGACGGTGCGGGTGGTCAATGTCGTCGACATGGCCCGGCTGCTGCCGTCCGGAGAGCACCCGCACGGCATGCCCGACCCCGAGTACGACGCCCTGTTCACCCGCGACAAGCCGGTCATCTTCGCCTACCACGGCTACCCGTGGCTGATCCACCGGCTCTGCTACCGCCGCGCCGGCCACGCGAATCTGCATGTCCGCGGCTATCGGGAGGAGGGCACCACGACCACGCCCTTCGACATGGTCGTGCGCAACGACCTCGACAGGTACCGGCTGGTGATGGATGTGATCGACCGGGTCCCTGGCCTCGGGGTGCGCGCCGTCGCGGTGCGGCAGGCGATGGCGGACGTCCGTACCCGCCACCACGCCTGGGTACGGGAACACGGCACCGACCTGCCGGAGGTCACCGACTGGAGCTGGGCGGGCTGA
- a CDS encoding cation diffusion facilitator family transporter — protein sequence MSRHAETAHHSTGRPGREESKDQESKEQRGEDQEDSRTAVTVFVALGANLVIALAKLLGGLFAGSPALLSEAAHSVADSLNEIFLLASLKRSTRAPDSKHPFGYGKERYFWSLLAAVGIFVMGGCFSVFQGIEALRSGSSESHTGYVVGLIVLAVALVAEGSSLVRAVLQVAGQARRTGQSIREAIRSADDPALRTVLAEDSTACFGVLLAMAGLGLHMITGEVRWEAWASMLIGALLVFVAYQLAKESRGQIIGEAADPALRRALLEFLEEQPEIDTVATLLSMRLGTRSTLVAARVDLVAGLDSEEVEEVLVRLKRTIRERWPIADQVFLDVTDASPGDRERARQERRRLDQAVDGEPGQESGRDGAAWEG from the coding sequence TTGTCCCGGCACGCTGAGACCGCGCATCACTCCACCGGCCGACCGGGCCGGGAGGAGAGCAAGGACCAGGAGAGCAAGGAGCAGAGGGGCGAGGACCAGGAGGACAGCCGGACCGCGGTCACCGTTTTCGTGGCGCTCGGCGCCAATCTGGTGATCGCCCTCGCCAAGCTGCTCGGTGGGCTGTTCGCGGGCTCGCCCGCGCTGCTCTCCGAGGCCGCGCACTCGGTGGCCGACAGCCTCAACGAGATCTTCCTGCTCGCCTCTCTCAAGCGCAGCACGCGCGCGCCCGACAGCAAACACCCCTTCGGCTACGGCAAGGAGCGGTACTTCTGGTCCCTGCTCGCCGCCGTCGGCATCTTCGTCATGGGCGGCTGCTTCTCCGTCTTCCAGGGCATCGAGGCACTGCGCTCGGGCAGCTCGGAGAGCCATACGGGCTATGTCGTCGGCCTCATCGTGCTGGCGGTCGCGCTGGTCGCCGAGGGCTCCTCGCTGGTCCGCGCCGTGCTGCAGGTGGCCGGCCAGGCGCGGCGGACCGGCCAAAGCATCCGGGAGGCGATCCGCTCGGCCGACGACCCCGCGTTGCGGACGGTGCTGGCCGAGGACTCGACGGCCTGTTTCGGCGTGTTGCTCGCCATGGCCGGCCTGGGACTGCACATGATCACCGGCGAGGTCCGGTGGGAGGCCTGGGCATCCATGCTCATCGGTGCGCTGCTGGTGTTCGTCGCCTACCAGCTCGCCAAGGAGTCGCGGGGCCAGATCATCGGCGAGGCCGCCGACCCGGCTCTGCGCCGGGCCCTCCTGGAGTTCCTGGAGGAGCAGCCGGAGATCGACACCGTGGCCACCCTGCTGTCGATGCGGCTGGGGACCCGGTCGACGCTGGTCGCGGCCCGTGTCGATCTCGTCGCCGGCCTGGACAGCGAGGAGGTCGAGGAGGTCCTGGTACGGCTGAAGAGGACCATCCGCGAGCGATGGCCGATCGCCGACCAGGTCTTCCTGGACGTCACGGACGCCTCGCCGGGGGACCGGGAACGGGCGCGTCAGGAGCGGCGGCGGCTGGACCAGGCGGTGGACGGCGAGCCCGGGCAGGAATCCGGGCGGGACGGGGCGGCGTGGGAGGGGTGA
- the ligD gene encoding non-homologous end-joining DNA ligase has product MNATGPGTHAKTAARTATDTVRAGRRTVEVHRPDKVLFPDDGLTKADVVGYYRRVAASMLPQLRGRPLMLERLPEGLGGPQFMQKDTPDHYPDWIRRARVTKEGGSVTHTVCDDKATLLFLADQACLTFHRWLSRAARPDHPDRLVFDLDPPGPDFEAVREAARQLCALLDELGLPSFLMTTGSKGLHITVPLDGTGDFDAVRGFAQEVAQVLAERHPDRLTTAVRKKSRGDRLYLDVQRNAYAQTAVAPWSLRPRPGAPVAAPISRKQLDDPQLTAQSWSLKDVAGVLEQAGSRPWSGVPARGRSLNPARRRLNALR; this is encoded by the coding sequence ATGAACGCCACGGGCCCCGGCACACACGCGAAAACGGCCGCTAGGACGGCCACGGACACAGTGCGTGCGGGCCGCCGCACGGTGGAGGTCCACCGTCCGGACAAGGTGCTGTTTCCCGACGACGGCCTGACCAAGGCCGATGTCGTCGGCTACTACCGCCGGGTGGCCGCATCCATGCTCCCGCAACTGCGCGGACGGCCACTGATGCTGGAGCGGCTTCCGGAGGGGCTGGGTGGCCCGCAGTTCATGCAGAAGGACACCCCGGACCACTACCCCGACTGGATCCGGCGGGCGCGGGTCACCAAGGAGGGCGGTAGCGTCACCCATACCGTCTGCGACGACAAGGCGACCCTCCTCTTCCTCGCCGACCAGGCATGTCTCACCTTTCACCGCTGGCTGTCGCGTGCCGCCCGGCCCGACCACCCGGACCGGCTGGTGTTCGATCTGGACCCGCCGGGCCCGGACTTCGAGGCCGTACGGGAGGCGGCGCGGCAGCTCTGCGCGCTGCTCGATGAGCTCGGCCTCCCGTCCTTCCTGATGACCACCGGCTCGAAGGGGCTGCACATCACGGTCCCGCTGGACGGCACCGGTGACTTCGACGCGGTACGCGGCTTCGCCCAGGAGGTGGCGCAGGTGCTGGCGGAGCGCCATCCGGACCGGCTGACCACCGCCGTACGCAAGAAGTCGCGCGGCGACCGGCTCTACCTCGATGTGCAGCGCAACGCCTATGCACAGACGGCCGTCGCCCCTTGGTCGCTGCGGCCCCGGCCGGGCGCCCCGGTCGCCGCGCCGATCAGCCGGAAGCAGCTCGACGACCCGCAACTCACGGCGCAGAGCTGGTCGTTGAAGGATGTCGCCGGGGTTCTGGAACAGGCGGGGTCACGGCCGTGGTCCGGGGTGCCGGCCCGCGGGCGTTCGCTGAATCCGGCACGACGGCGGCTGAACGCGTTGCGGTGA
- a CDS encoding DUF2252 domain-containing protein — MTSAPTPQERAEQGRALRSEVPRSCHAEFSPTASRADPVDIIERQSALRVPELVPLRYGRMLESPFRFYRGAAAIMAADLATTPSTGLRTQLCGDAHLLNFRLLASPERHLMFDLNDFDETLPGPWEWDVKRLAASFAIAGRGNGFPQKVRTGIVRAAGASYREQMRRYADMRTLEVWYAHADMADVEAEEAQELTSRGRAELARAMAEARTRDTVQAYHKLTRRNGGEVRIAADPPLIVPLDDLLPDIERDQLTDQIRQLVQDYGRTLRSDHRRLLEQYRVVDVARKVVGVGSVGTRCWIVLLLGKDTDDPLLLQAKEADESVLAAYAGQSLYSHQGERVVAGQRLMQAAGDIFLGWARTTGIDGRQRDFYVRQLRDWKGIMPADAMVPTGMRRFAVRCGATLARAHARSGDRIAIGAYLGSGTVFEESLTRFAERYADRNELDHQALREAVRSGRVAAASS, encoded by the coding sequence ATGACCTCCGCACCCACCCCGCAGGAACGCGCGGAACAGGGCAGGGCACTTCGCTCCGAAGTGCCCCGCTCGTGTCATGCGGAGTTCAGCCCGACGGCTTCCCGTGCCGATCCGGTGGACATCATCGAACGGCAGTCGGCCCTGCGGGTACCGGAGTTGGTGCCGCTGCGCTACGGGCGGATGCTGGAGTCGCCCTTCCGCTTCTACCGCGGCGCCGCCGCCATCATGGCGGCGGACCTCGCGACGACACCGTCCACCGGGCTGCGGACCCAGCTGTGCGGGGACGCCCATCTGCTGAATTTCCGGCTGCTGGCCTCCCCCGAACGCCATCTGATGTTCGATCTCAACGACTTCGACGAGACCTTGCCAGGACCGTGGGAGTGGGACGTCAAACGGCTGGCGGCCAGCTTCGCCATCGCGGGGCGCGGGAACGGCTTCCCGCAGAAGGTGCGGACCGGCATCGTCCGGGCCGCCGGCGCGTCCTACCGCGAGCAGATGCGCCGCTACGCGGACATGCGCACCCTGGAGGTCTGGTACGCCCATGCCGATATGGCCGATGTGGAGGCCGAGGAAGCGCAAGAGCTGACCAGCAGAGGCCGTGCGGAGCTGGCCCGCGCCATGGCGGAGGCCCGTACGCGCGACACCGTGCAGGCCTACCACAAACTGACCCGGAGGAACGGCGGCGAGGTGCGGATCGCCGCCGACCCACCGCTGATCGTGCCGCTGGACGATCTGCTGCCGGACATCGAACGCGACCAGCTGACGGACCAGATCCGCCAACTGGTCCAGGACTACGGCCGCACGCTGCGTTCGGATCACCGCCGGCTGCTGGAGCAGTACCGGGTCGTCGACGTGGCGCGCAAGGTCGTCGGGGTCGGCAGTGTGGGCACCCGTTGCTGGATCGTGCTGCTGCTCGGCAAGGACACGGACGACCCGTTGCTGCTGCAGGCCAAGGAGGCCGACGAGTCCGTACTCGCCGCCTACGCCGGCCAGAGCCTCTACTCCCACCAGGGCGAACGCGTCGTGGCCGGCCAGCGGCTGATGCAGGCCGCCGGCGACATCTTCCTCGGCTGGGCGCGGACCACCGGCATCGACGGACGCCAACGCGACTTCTACGTACGCCAGCTGCGTGACTGGAAGGGCATCATGCCGGCGGACGCGATGGTGCCGACGGGTATGCGGCGGTTCGCCGTACGCTGCGGGGCCACCCTGGCCCGCGCGCACGCCAGGTCCGGCGACCGGATCGCGATCGGTGCCTATCTCGGCAGCGGCACGGTCTTCGAGGAGTCGCTGACGCGGTTCGCGGAGCGCTACGCGGACCGCAACGAACTCGATCACCAGGCGCTGCGGGAGGCGGTCCGCAGCGGCCGGGTCGCGGCCGCGTCCTCCTGA
- a CDS encoding Ku protein — MRPTAKFSISFGLVTIPVAAYNATDSSTSVSFVRIHTADGGRVRNQPVCSLEGIEITPDEIGRGYKPDGTDTVVPLSDDDLDALPLPTAKTLTILAFVAGGDIDPLQMGKGYYLGIDSPAAAKPYALLREAMERHQRVGLGKIALHGRETLAMIRPVEGALVMQVLLWPHQIRSLDGVLPERQAEVAPAEVAAAETLMDSFGELSEDDVHDHYREALEEIVAAKLAHREPEFPAGEEQPAGQVMDLMAALQDSVRAARKSRGEDEDEGAEGSSGGGAGSGRTTKKSTAKKSTAKKAAAQKTAAKKSAGAKTAAGKTAAKKTAAKKAAPAKKSASGGGRRAG, encoded by the coding sequence ATGCGCCCCACGGCGAAGTTCTCCATCAGCTTCGGCCTGGTCACGATCCCGGTCGCCGCGTACAACGCCACGGACAGCTCCACGTCGGTCAGCTTTGTGCGGATTCATACGGCGGACGGCGGCCGGGTGCGCAATCAGCCCGTCTGCTCGCTGGAGGGCATCGAGATCACCCCGGACGAGATCGGCCGGGGCTACAAGCCCGACGGCACCGACACCGTCGTACCGCTGAGCGACGACGATCTGGACGCGCTGCCGCTGCCGACCGCGAAGACGCTGACGATCCTGGCCTTCGTCGCCGGCGGCGACATCGACCCGCTGCAGATGGGCAAGGGGTACTACCTGGGCATCGACAGCCCCGCCGCGGCCAAGCCCTACGCCCTGCTGCGCGAGGCGATGGAGCGGCATCAGCGCGTCGGGCTCGGCAAGATCGCACTGCACGGGCGGGAGACGCTGGCGATGATCCGCCCGGTGGAGGGCGCGCTGGTCATGCAGGTGCTGCTGTGGCCGCACCAGATCCGCTCACTGGACGGGGTGCTGCCCGAGCGGCAGGCGGAGGTCGCCCCGGCCGAGGTGGCGGCCGCGGAGACGCTGATGGACTCCTTCGGCGAGCTGTCGGAGGACGATGTGCACGATCACTACCGTGAAGCGCTGGAAGAGATCGTGGCGGCGAAGCTGGCGCATCGCGAGCCGGAATTCCCGGCCGGCGAGGAGCAGCCGGCCGGGCAGGTGATGGACCTGATGGCGGCCCTCCAGGACAGCGTCCGCGCGGCCAGGAAGTCCCGCGGCGAGGACGAGGACGAGGGCGCCGAGGGCTCCTCGGGCGGCGGCGCCGGATCGGGCCGCACCACGAAGAAGAGCACGGCGAAGAAGAGCACGGCAAAGAAGGCGGCAGCGCAGAAGACGGCAGCAAAGAAGTCCGCCGGCGCCAAGACCGCGGCCGGCAAGACCGCCGCGAAGAAGACCGCTGCCAAGAAGGCGGCCCCGGCGAAGAAGAGCGCGAGCGGGGGCGGGCGGCGGGCCGGCTGA
- a CDS encoding DUF6458 family protein: protein MGIGGCIVLLAVGAILTFAVDWHIAGINVDLVGIIMMIVGIIGIATYVSILKRRRTQPPSPGAPVVDVEDNYR, encoded by the coding sequence ATGGGTATCGGCGGGTGCATCGTGCTGCTCGCGGTGGGGGCCATCCTCACGTTCGCGGTGGACTGGCACATCGCAGGGATCAACGTCGACCTGGTGGGGATCATCATGATGATCGTCGGCATCATCGGCATCGCCACGTATGTGAGCATCCTGAAGCGGCGTCGTACGCAGCCGCCTTCCCCCGGCGCCCCCGTCGTCGACGTCGAGGACAACTACAGGTAG
- a CDS encoding alpha/beta hydrolase: MGVGAARCVRRLGAPVRLLAVAAVAALLGGFAGTPAAAAADDPDLTSFYQQKLSWEPCGKDLQDGARSDGTGQPPGFRKRLECARLEVPRDYRDPGQHRMQVQLIRLKATGPGKRIGSLVLNPGGPGASGVNYLTDSGSAFARLGQRYDIVSFDPRGTGHTDPVSCGSKLAPPSGKAADDSLAAKEKRINEACGRYSGALLRWVGTPDVARDMDVLRAAVRDDKLNYLGFSYGTKLGAVYAHEFPHKVGRMVLDSVEDPTKNQWQTALSQARGFQRALDDFAADCTHQPDCPLGTDEHKAQDQLRAWYRELSGQPMKAKGEMVDETTYVYALREALYSKSDWPALRQALAQLRRGDASGVLRLSDAGSGSAARPARADSVPARRVGQDDLPSQDQLALRAISCRDTSERYGERDYPRAERELTEASPLFGPDIAPTLLDCHSWPVAGDDASRDVAAPDAPSILLVATTNDPATPYQGAFNMARELDNSSVVLTFRGEGHAAYTTGDPCVQGQVDDFLLNGTLPKGKISCG, from the coding sequence ATGGGAGTAGGGGCAGCGCGGTGTGTTCGCCGGCTCGGCGCACCGGTGCGCCTGCTGGCGGTGGCCGCGGTGGCGGCGCTGCTCGGCGGGTTCGCGGGAACCCCGGCCGCGGCGGCAGCCGACGATCCGGACCTGACCTCCTTCTACCAGCAGAAACTGTCCTGGGAACCCTGCGGCAAGGATCTGCAGGACGGTGCGCGGAGCGACGGCACCGGTCAGCCGCCCGGCTTCCGCAAGCGTCTGGAGTGCGCCCGGCTGGAGGTCCCACGCGACTACCGCGACCCCGGACAGCACAGGATGCAGGTCCAGCTGATCCGGCTGAAGGCGACAGGGCCCGGTAAACGGATCGGTTCCCTGGTGCTCAACCCCGGTGGACCGGGTGCTTCCGGCGTCAACTACCTGACCGACAGCGGGAGCGCCTTCGCCCGGCTGGGACAGCGCTACGACATCGTGAGCTTCGATCCGCGCGGCACCGGCCACACCGACCCGGTCTCCTGCGGCAGCAAGCTCGCTCCCCCCTCGGGCAAGGCCGCCGACGACAGCCTCGCCGCGAAGGAGAAGCGCATCAACGAGGCCTGCGGCCGCTACTCCGGGGCGTTGCTGCGGTGGGTCGGCACCCCTGATGTCGCCCGGGACATGGACGTCCTGCGCGCCGCGGTCCGCGACGACAAGCTCAACTACCTGGGGTTCTCGTACGGCACCAAGCTCGGGGCGGTCTACGCCCACGAGTTCCCGCACAAGGTCGGCCGGATGGTCCTGGACAGCGTCGAGGACCCGACCAAGAACCAATGGCAGACCGCGCTGTCCCAGGCCCGGGGGTTCCAGCGGGCGCTGGACGACTTCGCCGCCGACTGCACCCACCAGCCGGACTGCCCGCTGGGCACCGACGAGCACAAGGCGCAGGATCAACTACGGGCGTGGTACCGGGAGCTGAGCGGGCAGCCGATGAAGGCGAAGGGGGAGATGGTGGACGAGACCACCTATGTGTACGCCTTGCGTGAGGCGCTGTACAGCAAGAGCGACTGGCCGGCGCTGCGGCAGGCGCTGGCGCAGCTGCGACGCGGTGACGCCTCGGGGGTTCTCCGCCTGAGTGACGCGGGAAGCGGCAGTGCCGCCCGTCCCGCCCGTGCCGACAGCGTCCCGGCACGGCGGGTCGGCCAGGACGACCTACCGTCGCAGGATCAGCTGGCCCTGCGGGCGATCTCCTGCCGGGACACCTCGGAACGCTACGGCGAACGTGATTACCCCCGGGCGGAGCGCGAACTCACCGAGGCGTCCCCGCTCTTCGGCCCGGACATCGCCCCGACCCTGCTGGACTGCCACTCCTGGCCTGTGGCGGGCGACGACGCCTCCCGGGATGTCGCGGCGCCCGACGCGCCGTCGATACTGCTCGTCGCGACCACCAACGATCCGGCGACCCCGTACCAGGGTGCCTTCAACATGGCCCGTGAGCTGGACAATTCCAGCGTCGTGCTGACCTTCCGCGGCGAGGGGCACGCCGCCTACACCACCGGCGACCCCTGTGTGCAAGGCCAGGTCGACGACTTCCTGCTGAACGGCACCCTGCCGAAGGGGAAGATCTCCTGCGGCTGA
- a CDS encoding histone protein — protein sequence MNDASKVLLAAALAGGYVLGRTKKGRFALTVASYIAGRQFGLEPRQLVVQGMRKLGEIPQVAELGDQLRGEVMDAGRKALTTAANRRLTTLADTLHDRSLKLDAIGLEPEEEEEEEEGEYAYDEEEEGEEPEDEYEEDEEDEEEEPEEEEPEEEYEDEEEEEEEEPEEEPEERPARRTPRAAAKPEPRKRASEAKRGAPAKKGAQRPPAKKSAATSAVKKTAGKKAAAGRTAAKKTTPAKKTAAKKTAAKKTTTARKAAEKAPAKKAAPAKKAAAKKTAAKKTAATKTAAKKTAPAKKATAKKTAAGKKAAPAAKKTAKKTSSSRTERRR from the coding sequence ATGAATGACGCATCCAAGGTCCTGCTGGCCGCTGCACTTGCCGGCGGCTATGTACTGGGCCGTACGAAGAAGGGCCGGTTCGCGCTCACGGTGGCGTCCTATATCGCCGGACGCCAATTCGGGCTGGAACCACGCCAGCTCGTGGTCCAGGGGATGCGCAAGCTGGGTGAGATCCCCCAGGTCGCGGAGCTGGGTGACCAACTGCGCGGAGAAGTGATGGACGCCGGCCGGAAGGCCTTGACGACGGCCGCCAACCGCCGTCTGACGACGCTCGCTGACACCCTCCACGACCGGTCCCTCAAGCTCGATGCCATCGGGCTGGAGCCGGAGGAGGAAGAGGAAGAGGAAGAGGGGGAGTACGCGTACGACGAGGAAGAGGAGGGCGAGGAGCCCGAAGACGAGTACGAGGAGGACGAGGAGGACGAGGAGGAAGAGCCGGAGGAGGAAGAGCCGGAGGAGGAGTACGAGGACGAGGAAGAAGAGGAAGAAGAGGAGCCGGAGGAAGAGCCCGAGGAGCGGCCGGCTCGGCGCACCCCGCGGGCCGCTGCGAAGCCGGAGCCGCGCAAGCGTGCATCGGAGGCGAAACGGGGCGCCCCGGCGAAGAAGGGCGCACAGCGGCCGCCGGCCAAGAAGTCCGCGGCGACGTCCGCGGTGAAGAAGACGGCCGGGAAGAAGGCTGCCGCGGGACGGACGGCCGCGAAGAAGACGACACCCGCGAAAAAGACCGCCGCCAAGAAGACAGCGGCCAAGAAGACGACGACGGCGCGGAAGGCTGCCGAGAAGGCCCCGGCCAAGAAGGCGGCTCCGGCAAAGAAAGCCGCGGCAAAGAAGACCGCAGCGAAGAAGACGGCAGCCACGAAGACGGCCGCGAAGAAGACGGCGCCCGCCAAGAAAGCCACTGCTAAGAAGACCGCGGCAGGAAAGAAGGCAGCCCCCGCTGCGAAGAAGACCGCCAAGAAGACATCATCATCGCGCACCGAGCGCCGGAGGTAA
- a CDS encoding SRPBCC family protein codes for MAKTGQDNADSGLDRLRSELGGYATKWVGNLAERAGGKLMDVTDQLTDVAENGGSLSKIAGNLLGGDSPVKAAVKGTAENVKDTVVDKAKGLFGGKKRKSGDKKVTNIIEVLDIGVPLRFAYDHWTQYEKFSSFTKGVRSVSLHDETSSDWKAKVGPSTRGWKATVQEQVPDERIIWTSEGAKGSTRGAVSFHELGPNLTRIVLVVEYYASGFFEKTGNIWRAQGRRLRLDFKHFQRYVTLTDEEPEGWRGEIRDGEVVRSHEEAIEEEEAEGEETEDEEAEGYEGEDGEEEDEDEEAEGEEGDEEEEEEEPEEEYEDEEEEEEEPEEEE; via the coding sequence ATGGCCAAGACGGGACAGGACAACGCGGACTCGGGACTCGATCGACTGCGCAGCGAACTCGGCGGCTACGCCACGAAATGGGTGGGGAATCTGGCCGAGCGGGCCGGCGGCAAACTGATGGATGTGACGGACCAGCTCACCGATGTCGCCGAGAACGGCGGCTCGCTGTCCAAGATCGCGGGCAATCTCCTCGGCGGCGACTCCCCCGTCAAAGCCGCCGTGAAGGGGACGGCGGAGAACGTCAAGGACACCGTGGTGGACAAGGCCAAGGGCCTCTTCGGCGGCAAGAAGCGCAAATCGGGGGACAAGAAGGTCACCAACATCATCGAAGTCCTGGATATCGGGGTTCCCCTGCGCTTCGCCTACGACCACTGGACGCAGTACGAGAAGTTCAGCAGCTTCACCAAGGGCGTACGCAGTGTGTCGCTGCACGACGAGACGTCCAGTGACTGGAAGGCCAAGGTCGGACCGTCGACCCGCGGGTGGAAGGCGACCGTTCAGGAGCAGGTTCCTGACGAACGCATCATCTGGACGTCCGAAGGCGCCAAGGGATCGACCCGCGGTGCCGTCAGTTTTCACGAACTGGGGCCCAATCTGACCCGCATCGTGCTGGTCGTCGAGTACTACGCCTCGGGATTCTTCGAGAAGACCGGCAATATCTGGCGGGCCCAGGGACGCCGGCTGCGGCTGGACTTCAAGCACTTCCAGCGCTACGTCACCCTCACCGATGAGGAGCCCGAGGGCTGGCGCGGGGAAATCCGCGACGGCGAGGTCGTACGGAGCCACGAAGAGGCCATCGAGGAAGAAGAGGCCGAGGGCGAAGAGACCGAAGACGAAGAGGCCGAGGGCTACGAGGGCGAGGACGGCGAGGAGGAGGACGAGGACGAGGAGGCCGAAGGCGAAGAGGGCGACGAGGAGGAGGAAGAGGAAGAGCCCGAGGAGGAGTACGAGGACGAGGAAGAAGAGGAAGAAGAGCCGGAGGAAGAGGAATGA